The following nucleotide sequence is from Telopea speciosissima isolate NSW1024214 ecotype Mountain lineage unplaced genomic scaffold, Tspe_v1 Tspe_v1.0044, whole genome shotgun sequence.
CATATAATTTGTGTTATTGAGAAATCTTAtgatagaaagagaggagagttaAAGAAGATACCATGTATGCAACAAAATCACATTTTCCCAGCTTTTTGCTCCAATAGGGCACTAAAGCACAGTGTATGCTTCCACAAACAGGATCCTGCAAGATAAATGGAAGTTTTTGTGATTTCATTACGATTGAAAgttataaaggaaaagaaaagtgaaaggaATAAATTTATTCCATTAACTAATTAAATGATAAAGCGTGGCTCAATCGTTCACATTTACTTCTACAACATAAGTTTCTAagtattaataataataatgagagTGACTAGTTGTCTGTAAATATTAGTTacatttcaaaaagaaaattactgTCAACAAGAATACATATTCATAAatgaaagataaataaataaaccgaGTCCATTTTATGTTCATAAGTAACAAAGAAGTTACCTCATTAAGTCCCGTCTTTGGACTAAAAAGCGATCAAGAAATCAAATCCAGATCCGTCGGGAGCAGGCCCTGTAACAATGAGCCCTCTAGCAGGACATTTCCGTATCTCATCCAATTGTGGTTTTAAATCGCAATGTGCCTTTCCGGATGAGAGCTCGACCTAAGAAAATGCAACCAAGTTCCCTCTTTCAAGTACAAATGCCAAAAATTTCTATAATTGGAGCTAAAAAAAAGGCATCCGCCTAGCTTCCAACAAACATGTGGTGCCTGAAGTGGGTAAACAACACTTATTCTTATCCAATGGTACAACCTGGGATAGCCAGTGTCAAATTACATGCAATGCTACAAGCATTAAGCAAGAAACAGGAGATGAACTAGGATTAAGAATAGCAGAGGCTTCCAACTCTATCAATTATTGAAATGAAAGTCGTTAAGTTGTCACCAAGTTAAAGCCCACTAAAAACATGTTACTACAGTTGTTACCTGCATGCTCCTTCTAGCATACTGATTCAAACCTACACAAATGAAGTACCCTAAAATATCCATAATCAAGTGTCATTATAAATGAATGGGATAAAATAAGTACATAGATGTCACCACCACCGGCTTCAATGTTTTACTTATATTGACCACGGAGCGCCATTCGGGGTTTCAGGAAGTGATGGAATATCTCTGATTCACACTCGAGCACAGGAAACGCAGGGAAGTCTAATTCTATAGAGAAGTGCTCCTCTGGGTCGCCATCTGAGAACTTTGACGCGTCCACATTGTTGCTTCCTGTAGGAATCCTTTTAGCAATCAGAATTCCAGATAGTGTGACGAACTCGATAACATCTGTTCTTGCTATCCTGTATGCAAAGAGAAAATGTGCAGATGCCAAGGTTCCATGACCGCAAAGCTTGACCTGTAGATAAAAATGAAAACGAATTATGTGGGAATGTATTTACCAACAAGTGCGAAAACAATTGACATATTGACAACTAGCCAATGTATGAAATTTAGCAGAACCCATTGGTACTATACAATGGTAACTAGTGAACATGAGCACATTTTGTATATGGTGAATGAAAGGTCCAAAACGCTTCTCTCTGGGTTGACTGTTCCTCGGTGCTACCTTCAGCGTCATGAACTATGGGAAGGCAACTTTGCAGGGGATGTTCCACTAGAAATATTGATATAGTTCAAGAGAACAAGAACGGAAGCAGCAAACCAGGCCATCGAACTGGACCAAAAATAGGCTATTATGTGTAATTTTGAGTGTCCAGTGGGTTGTATGGGCCATGGGCTTTATAGTTTTGGGTTTACTTTTGTAATGGGACAattttataagcccaaatattagggatttaaaaCCCATGCGGGGTTAAGTagttattttctgtttcttagtCATTAAGTGTTGGACAATGGCTGACACTGAGAAGgggggtaatgtagtcctagataggtaggagacctaatAGGAGCTAGTTCAACCAGGATCTAATCTGAACAGGTCATCCGAATGGGAGAAACttgagttttaggtcaaaattagggttaaagttaggtttaggttagagttgccttatatagtaatgatgggcaggtgtagggaagtctaatggtataggttttatgatgtttgagtgaatgcaAGTAGGTTAGGTGAGTTgggcagcaagataaggttatttgagacaattcctaatggaggtaggagaaggGGATTCTAAGGTTTAGAGATATGATTTGGttactaatttcagaattatcatgtcatgaaatcaactacttattctgagcatgaaatcagaatcgagtatggttgaaggtctgaaactgtgttttaatggaggtaggggtagaatgggaaatatgagaatatattcaaatcaggccacaggaattaggtcaaatttgaatcacttcccaaattagggttaatagagGTATGGTGAAAATATGAGTTTAAtcggatggctggtttggtagatctcaaaaatcaccttgtatgtgaccttctagaaggaagaagaatagttgaatttcttacttgttgcaggtcttcaatggtagcagctttgaagatgaacaatggggtgtCCCGATCTTCACGGtacaaggagataagtagcagccctctcgatcttcacgatgcaaggagtcgattggagatccaccaatcccttcaaccttgatattactcacaaggcacactcacaatggagcaaaggcagcaacaaaggcaacaagcataaagctaatttttattaatcaaattcgtattcaatgctggcctcccttacaaacttatatagaagactcaaaaatagacttagacactaaaaaggattggcctaatccaatccttaacctataagctaacttaaactgactaggaaactaaaatagactcaaaatagagtcctaataacttaaaaacaacttaaactacttaaaataaagaagattccctagcagccaataggatataagaacctcttagccaataggatcacttcacttaaattagaccaattgaaccaattggatgcaaccaatttaaaccaggttcaattaaaaacacacaataaaaacttagtattgggctaatcccgtatgcaacctatgtacccctaatttaggcccagaaaagtggcctattacattagaaactcatgggatcaaaggcccaacaggtatgtaacccaaccctagacttatttctaatgaaacaagccctatttggtgatgaatctgcatcaactctccccaacttgaaaaaattcgtcctcgaattttgtagtgatgagggggaatcaacatgtgatcaatagctttgaccatccccaaacagaatttcgATGAAGCAGAACATTAGGAATatagtcttcaaggcgtggagctttctcttcgaagaaccatggtggcataacaaactctatgtgctctaCCTCGAATCAGCACCAATCGTGAATGCCCTATCCATAGAGTCTttagtgttagcaaccttctcatctaatacttgagatacaagctccacctctacaagaacaacatcttgaataTCATTGATCTCCTGTGGAAtattctcaaccacctcttcatcttctcattGTTTCACTTTGTCTACTTTGACTTCTTCAAGGTAGACCTCTTAGAGAATCTTCCGCATGTtgactttccatctttgaagctccaggcattgtctctttcttttcatcacaattcaccgTGATCACTTCACTTTGTCTTCAACTTGTGCTCTCTCAATTTTCGTTGGCAATGTACATTTGTATTCAGCCGCTGATTTAACACTGGTGATGTCAGATTTTCaacactcttcaacttgcaaacggaatctcattgatggaggcttcaagttgtcttGATTTGAAGGCtttttggtggtgatgttgtcgatgggaatttaagttaccttgttgtagagctcgAACGTCCGtgggaaatatttcttactcagatcttctttcatctctgccCATGTAATAGGTTCTCTATCACGGTAGTCGGGATAATCCATCCGGGTTCTCCACCAATTATGTGTTGGTCCCACTAGCTTGGTATGTGCTAGTCTCATTTTCCTATGCTCAAGCAAatcataccaattaaaataatcatctaaagcaCTAACATCACAAAATACCTGTGGATTTGGTTTGCCATCATAGTCTCTCAACTCATACCCCTCGGAGGTCTATGGCGTCTCCTGTAATCTTGTATCCTCTGTTCCTATCTTCACTATGATCTCTCTGTCATGCCTACGTCGATCCCTCGTaatctctgtcttctctgtattgATCTGTCCTTGGGGCTCTTTGTGCTCTGAATTGACTTGATATTTGTCCTTTTCTAGGGGAATGTTGTTGCTCCTCTGGAGTAGTTTGGTGTTGCTCAATTCACTCGCAATGTTTCACTTATAGCCCTTTGACTAGCATGAATAAGCTTCTCCGAATTTTGTTCAAAGAGTCGATGGAGACAGAGGTAATGGGCTGGCCATGctcatccatggctttgataccacttaatgtagtcctagataggtaggagacctactaggagctagTTCAACCAGGATCTAATCTGAACAGGTCATCCGAATGGGTGAAACttgagttttaggtcaaaattagggttaaagttaggtttaggttagagttgtcttatatagtaatgatgggcaggtgtagggaagtctaatggtataggttttatgatgtttgagtgaatggaagtaggttaggtgagttgggcagcaagataaggttatttaagacaattcctaatggaggtaggagaaggggattctagggtttagagatatGATTTGGttactaatttcagaattatcatgtcatgaaatcaactacttattctaagcatgaaatcagaatcgagtATGGTTGAAGGTCTGAAACTGTGTTTTATTGgaggtaggggcagaatgggaaatatgagaatatattcaaatcaggccacaggaattaggtcaaatttgaatcgcttcccaaattagggttaatagacgtatggtgaaaatctgagttcaatcggatggctggtttggtagatctcaaaaatcaccttgtatgtgaccttctagaaggaagaagaatagttgcagaatttcttacttgttgttGGTCTTCAAtagtagcagctttgaagatgaacaatggggtctcccgatcttcacgatgcaaggagtcgattggagatccaccaatcccttcaaccttgatattactcacaaggcacactcacgatggagcaaagacAAGAACAGAGcaagaagcataaaactaatttttattaatcaaattcgtattcaattggcctcccttacaaacttatatagaagactcaaaaatagacttagacactaaaaaggaatggcctaacccaatccttaacctattagctaacttaaacactaggaaactgaaatagactcaaaatagagtcctaatgacttaaaaacaacttaaactacttaaaataaagaagattccctagtagccaataggatataagaacctcttagccaataggatcacttcacttaaattagaccaattgaaccaattggatgcaaccaatttaaaccggttcaattaaaaacacacaataaaaactaagtattgggctaatcccgtatacaacctatgtacccctaatttaggcccagaaaagtggcctattacattagaaactcaTGGGattcaaaggcccaacatgtatgtaactccaaccctagacttatttctaatgaaacaagccctatttggtgatgaatctgcatcaactctccccaacttgaaaaaattcgtcttgaattttgtagtgatgaggggaatcaacatgtgatcgcAGACTTTGAGTGTCCAGTGGGTTTTATGGGCCATGGgctttatatttttgggtttactttTGTAATGGGACAattttataagcccaaatattagggatttaaaaCCCATGCGGGGTTAAGTagttattttctgtttcttagtCATTAAGTGTTGGACAATGGCTGACACTGAGAAGGGGGGGGTGTATCAgtgtatttaaaattttctctttctatttgaCTGGCTCAACTCAAATTTGCAACCCACTGCTGGCATTGATAATAATCAGACATACAGTcctgtgtacacccatcctacAGACAAAAGCACTTCCAATATACACACATGCACAGCCACAAGAAGCACACCCTTCTTGCAGACAAAAGCACTTTCAATATACACACATGCACAACCACAAGAAGCACACCCACAACACAAGATTTTTAGGTTACAGCATATTTGAGAAAGCGGGGTAAGGCTGcgaacattatgaccctccccggACCCCACAATGGTGGAAGCCTCGTGCACGGGTAtgcgttttttttttatagattttgagtttctatttgCTTGTAAGTTTTATTTAGTTGTTATTTTGCTATACTCTCCATTAGCCAAGGggaatttctattttgtaacaAGGCAATTTATAGACATAGGAGGTAGTAATTCCTAGCCTTCAACGATTTTGACAGCCATTGAATGTGTGGTTTGTGCATATGTGTGAGTATGAGAAACACCCATGCTGTGAGAGACAGCAAACCTTGGTGACATTCCAAAGTGGAGATTGGTGAGAGGCCATCTCCTAGTTGGTGGGAGATcatatccctttctttctttcttcttccactgGTAAGCTGTTCTACTTTTATTTACTattagtttccttatttctaATCTCACTGCTCACCTTGTTTCTATCGAACGACATCATGAGCTGTTTGAATCCCATATTTCCATTCCATTGACTTGCGCATGGCGCTACAGGGTTAGAGGACCTTACTTGCTGTTTTTCAGCCACCGTTTCCGATTTTGTAAGTTCTATTTCTCTGCTTTCTAATCTGGTGCAGGACTCCTTTTGTGATTTCTGTAACTGTTATTGATTGAGACCAATAATCTCCGTTTATATGCTGTTtcctaactttctaattctggttttaGATGTGTTCTCCATCCAATTAAGTACACTCGACTAGAGTTATATCTTCATCAGACTGATCTGTTGTAGTCTCCCCCGGTCCTAGTAATTGGTTTCTTGGTCATTATTAATGGTTTGGTGATTAGGAACCCAAGAATACTCTTGTTGTTGCTTTGACTCAATCCCCCAAAAGTGGATCTCACactaatacaacaacaacaatgccttattccaattaaatggggtcagctacatggatccttgccctccactCAACTCTATTCGAAATTATATGTGGTATAAggcctaggctatgcatgtctttcgtCACCACCTCttctagggttattttaggTCTATTCCTTACTCTTTTACCTTtatcaatctgaatcaagtcactcctccagACTGGAGCATCCACAGGTCTACATTGAACATGGCCGTGTCACCTCAAACAACATTCTCAtagtttatcatgtatcggagctacacCCAACTCAAATCTAATGGATCCCAGTACTCTAATAGCTCCGCATAAATCAACTACATACCAGGTGGGTTTTAAGGTTAATTGGAACAGTTCCTTTCTAGTATAGTAGGAATGCCTATGGCAGTTAGTTGGTTAGTCCTATCACATGAATGTGCCCAATGCATAACATGGTATTGTTTGTCTACCTCTACCATGAGAGATTTCATGAATTTACCCAACAAACCAGAATCGTACCAACTAATAGAGAATCTGCCTTCATTATTAAAaatgcaccaaaaaaaaaaaaaaaaatgtagttcTTCATAACTCAATTaagaaaagtaataaaaaaaattcttaaattacACGGCCAATAAACCATGAGATTTTATTCTGCACTACTCAACTCTCTGCTGGAaggtaataataaaaacacaaaCCCCTTGAGTCATGCATCATGACTCAACCATAAGAACCCAATACCTTCCCAtacattattatattatatatatgtaaattatatgtagaagaaaaaacttaaacttccacttaaaagaaaaaacaaaagaaagtggGCCAGCTTAAAACCAACTGAGAAATTAAAATTTAGAGGGAAAttttcacggacaccccttaAAAGTAttcaatatctcagaaacttaccatacttaatcaaaatgtcacagacaccccctatttttatgaatttatttcaatttagtccactccgttagtctctgcagttaagtgtctgttaactctttttaaatggcaaaattacccttaccacggTGAAATCCCTGTAATACCCTTACtgatgaattaatgatgttagaagttaatttttagaaaaagacaattttgcccttgtttttattcaatacttttttgttattccttttttctctccttcttcttctccttcttctccttctgctgtttcttccactgccgccaccaccactgccaccgccaACCCCTCtagccctccttctcttgctccctTGCAACCCCtccaccaccctctccagtctcctcCGCCCGAGCATGCTCTCAGCAATCCAACCccataaaaaccctaactcgcaaattaaaaccctaacccaccaaCGTATGGCGTAGTCCAAAAAAGTCTTATGCTATATGaaacagaaaaggaaacaaacacaGAATACTCGCCTATCTCGCCATTGCCATCCGCGGATGAAAACGAAAGCAAAGGTTGCAGATTGGCGATAGACGGAGAGGAACACAAACAGAATTTACCAATTTCATCACAACAAAAGGAAAACATAGAAAGAGTGGAGACTAGACTGTAGAATACATATAGAGCAAATACTTTTTTCGGCCATTTCCTAATTTTTCTTGCTCCACCCACTAGAAACTTTGTTCTGTTCTTCCCATTGGcaagaattcaaaatttaaaaataaaaaatgaataagtggagagagagagaatttttttcatcatattttgatttttaatactATATTTGAATGAAAAACACCGACTAAACAAGTAGTAATTTTGTAGAAAATTGCAACGAATCAAATTGATAAAAATAGGGGAAGTAATCCTCATCGGAAATGCTCTTGTGGGAAAAtgtctttgtgtgtgtgtgtgtgtgtgtgtgtgtgtgtgtgagagagagagagagagagagagagagagagattactagCCCTCTCGAGGGCTCCAAGGCACCCGAAGCCGAATAGGAGGAGTTTTTGCAATTCCGCTCCAAGTTCCTAACGGCGGCAGTGGGCGTGGCGTTATAGTGTGAAGAAATTAAACGCAGCGGGACAACTAAGCAGGTGATCTGATGAAGCCGAATCCCGCAGAAACAAAGGATTGTGTCGCATGTCGCGTTGGGCTGTGGAATATAGATGTTCCGACTAAGAAGCGACATTTGCAGCGAATTCACACACTTCTCGCCCATCCGATGACGACGCCGGAGTTGGTGCGAACCGCAATGCAAACTTAGCATGTGTTGTAAACAGCCACGCCATTAGAACGAGACAAGAACGGCTCTCGTCAAGAGACTCCTCTCGCAAATGGGGCAGCTGCATGCGTTGATTCCATGGTCGCCGTAGCGGAGCAAGTGATGGTCGCGGAGCCACATccatagagggaagaagatgaaatgacagttttgtccttttatttaaataactaaggggtaaaatggatatttcacctttgggtactaattgtgcttaacgtttggggtgtctgtgacattttgaccaagtatggtaagtttctgagatattggatacttttagggggtgtccgtgaaatttttccgaatttaaaaataaatcaaataaaataaacaagttTTAACTAAACTTTAATTACacaggaaaagaaagaaagcaagaaaaaaaaaaacaaagaattcaGGAACACGGAAACTTCAGATTTGGTTTTCAGGGTTTCAGTGAGTACATTTCCATGAAAAGCAAAATTGTGTTTCTCTTAGAAATCGTAAAAACAGATAATATGGAGAATCTAAAGTTTGGAATCActacactaaaaattgaatgtaacttttttttttttttttttttcctcctcttctacAGGGGCAGAGTGAGTGGGGGTATAGAGATGAAGAGAGGTGATAGATTGTAGAAGAACATCAAAACGAACCTCAATTAAAGGAGTAAACCAGCGGAGGTGGAATCGCGTGACAGAACGGTCATTAGCATCCGATTGGGTAGAGGAAATCGGAGTCAAGAAACAAGTTTGCGAAATGTTGAATTCCCTGGCCACAGCTTGCATCCATTTCTCatcttgctcttcttctttttccaacaAACACACTGCCGCTGGGTTTCCCTTAAACGCCGTGTCAGTGAATGCATCCACCTGCTCGAGTCATCCCACCTTCATCTTAAAACCACAAAATCTCATAGCGCACATACCATaagaatcaaaaggaaaaaaaagagagaaattaccACAAAGTACTTCACGGGACGCTTCACCATTTTTtcggggagagagagagagagaaccaaagaGGAAATGGGATCAAAAATTTTTCCGCCTCACCGGTGTTGGAGTGATGTAACCTTCTTCCAAGTCCTCACATGAAACAGTTAGTAAGTTTGAAAACGGTAATAATACGGGAACGGATACATACGACAGTCAAATAGATTTTatggcaataatacttttcaaaaaatccgaTACAATAAAACGCTTTGACAATATTACAATACGATTTTTAATACGGTGGCTCTAAAAAAATGCAGGAGCAAAAATacggacatatattcactatATAATAGAAGTTTATCGGTCACACTCACTATAATTATTATTTGTTGCTAGTtagattcttttgtttttgcatATCTCTCCTGCAGCACCTCCATTATCATCAATTTAATTGTAAATGGAGCTAAGGATAATAGAGAAAGATGGGTGCAAGATTCACAAGCAACAGGGGAAAGTAaatcaggaaaagaaaaaaacaaaaacacaaacaaaataaaatgttCTACTTTAAATCTTGTAGGAACAGATATGGGGCCTTAGCTTGCAAATGATCAAGATTCCTTTTCACCCATGGTTGGGTATCATGCAATTAATGCAATAATCCAATGGCTATATTTAAAGTTATATATGAAAGATCTTAGTTGGATTAGGACTGTTCTAGAACCAAGAATTGATAGCAGAATATGGATTGATCTCAGAAATCAGAACAACATACAAAAGTAAATAGATTAAAAACAGCAGTAAGGAAACTTAGATTTAATATCATATTAAACAAGAAGCAGAAGCAAGAGTTGGATCATCCCACACTTTGTGtgacacacacactcacacacttaAGCCAATAACCTCCAAACTCAATCACAAACCGTAAAGTTCCTCATGGatcacaaagaaaataaaaaaaaaaaaaaatgctgtaAATGACATTACAAACAGCCAAGGTCCTCATGGATCACAATTCAGGAAAATCACAAATCTTCACAACATCAGAAACCcaccttaaaaaagaaaaaagatttcaaaaaaatacCTTACACGAATCTACCGTTGCAATCGCCGGCGGCCGGCCTGAAGAACAGAAGAACCACGGTCACGGGTCGTCAGAAGTAGAAGGGACggagaagaatggagaaggaacCAGCCGCGGGACCTCGTTTTATCTCTGGTTTCCGCGAAGAATAATCCGGAAGAAAGTACGAGGATTTGATAATAGTGTAATAAATTAGATTAGAaagcttaccaaaaaaaataataaaaaattagatttgaaaGAGGAAATAGAGTTGCCACTGTGGGTCAGGGATGTACGGACTAAAcctaaaaaatattattattggGGTGATCGATGTTTGGGTAGGATTGCAAGTGTTCTTGGTCGTCCGAGTTGGACCGATAGGAAGACGGTTCCATGGGTAAGTGGCTGTCTTTTGCATGCATTTGCATCTCCATCAAAGCCGCTGACAGGCTTCCTGCTTCTATTTTTATCGCTCAGGAAGATGGCACACTGGTTGAACAACCAGTACAGTAGTACACTATGACGTACTGGTCCCCTCCACTCGACTGtgcagtgtgtgtgtgtaagtTGATAAATATTGTCCTATTGCTGCCATCAATAAGTCTCAGGAATAACGTGATTTGGTTCATGATGCCATGCAGGTCGAGGAGAATTGGCAGCGTCGTCCAAGGGGACGCAGGGCAAAAGGAAAACGCTCCTTACCGCCGGAGGTTTCTTCTGGCGTTTCAGACAAGGTGGCGCCGGCGACTCCAACTGATCAATCAGTTCCAGCAGTTAGAGAGAAGACAGGTGGCGTAGTTGAGATTAATTATTCAAATAATTCTAGAAGTGTGGTTCCACGTGGAGCAGTTGAgtttaaaaattcaaatggaactggaagtgtgatttcaagtggTGCAGTTGAGATTAAAAACTCAAATAATTCTGGAAGTGTTGGGAAATCTAGTGCAGTTTCGGTTAAGGCAGCCATAGAGGTTGAGGCCACACGTGACAAACCAgtaaatgatatatatatatatatatattggtgaGATAGGAGTGattagcacatttatgtgtgaaaatATTTCATTTAATTATGTATTTTATCTGTTTAGAATGGAACTATCTTGAATGTTATCTATCTTTTTCAAGGTACAGGGTATTTTCGACATATAggaagaattggagaaaaatACATTTTCAGAGAC
It contains:
- the LOC122647398 gene encoding phenazine biosynthesis-like domain-containing protein 1, translating into MVKRPVKYFVVDAFTDTAFKGNPAAVCLLEKEEEQDEKWMQAVAREFNISQTCFLTPISSTQSDANDRSVTRFHLRWFTPLIEVKLCGHGTLASAHFLFAYRIARTDVIEFVTLSGILIAKRIPTGSNNVDASKFSDGDPEEHFSIELDFPAFPVLECESEIFHHFLKPRMALRGYFICVGLNQYARRSMQDPVCGSIHCALVPYWSKKLGKCDFVAYMDPVCGSAHCALVPYWSKKLGKCDLVAYMASPRGGVLDLHLDEANQRVLIRGKAVVVMEVSFVPLSSCAFED